One Nocardia farcinica genomic region harbors:
- a CDS encoding 3'-5' exonuclease has protein sequence MALVVLATNNKSMPKLDGSIKNKVYDFFEKVRADDTLPGLHIEPIKGAVDPRVRTGRVDLNYRAIMFRIDGKSVDTTYIYLGTWKHDVANKLAEKSTLRVNPVNGVLEGIVGELDGRADRKKRTVVPDPTGELARLASRPTAGYLGHIGFTLADLTDRLGLDPDVAERALAAPDQDAVLAVAQTTDVAWQQNALLELAVGRAIDDIRDTLGFTEQPVDESLDENEQILAALEHPATKMQFTLVDDNAELRRVIEEGDFKAWRTFLHPNQRRYVEKSNRGAFRLSGGAGTGKTVVALHRARYLAELNPNARIVLTTFNKTLASTLEADLRALDPTLPIASRPGDPGVYVAGLDSLAQAVVSKAAEHHYQAAAERVLGFGAGGRRRRRTGDDKGWPEAVRAAGDGLDPRLRHSSFLAPEYVGVVLGNEITTVEQYARVPRAGRGVRLSRAQRTAVWRVIEEYRKLNRVNGTLSYPEVLAVAAALLRLRAENENRYLADHVIVDEAQDLHATHWRLLRALVPESPDDLFIAEDSHQRIYGQPVVLNRLGINIRGRSSRLTLNYRTTAQNLQFAVGILEGADYQDLEAEAETTAGYTSARLGPKPRLIECASAAQQYEAVASTVQQWLDRGDVQPGSVAVLTRGLHDRDDFVDELRRRGIPAAPLDKEHATDDSVQVLTMHRAKGMEFRCVVLAGVDSDHVPAKVAVQVPEEEQAEARQRERSLLYVAASRARDELVVTWCGTRSELLR, from the coding sequence ATGGCGCTGGTGGTGCTGGCGACCAACAACAAGTCGATGCCCAAGCTCGACGGATCGATCAAGAACAAGGTCTACGACTTCTTCGAGAAAGTCCGCGCCGATGACACCCTCCCGGGGCTGCACATCGAGCCGATCAAGGGCGCTGTCGACCCTCGCGTCCGGACCGGACGGGTCGATCTCAACTACCGAGCGATCATGTTCCGCATCGACGGCAAGTCGGTCGATACCACCTACATCTATCTCGGCACCTGGAAGCATGATGTGGCGAACAAGCTCGCCGAGAAGTCCACGCTGCGGGTGAATCCGGTGAACGGTGTCCTCGAGGGCATCGTCGGCGAGCTGGACGGGCGCGCGGACCGTAAGAAGCGGACCGTGGTGCCGGATCCGACCGGGGAACTTGCCCGCCTCGCATCCCGGCCGACGGCCGGATATCTCGGTCACATCGGGTTCACCCTGGCAGATCTGACCGATCGCCTCGGTCTGGATCCCGATGTGGCCGAACGCGCCCTTGCGGCGCCGGACCAGGACGCCGTGCTGGCTGTCGCGCAGACGACCGATGTCGCCTGGCAACAGAATGCCCTGCTGGAGCTGGCGGTCGGCCGGGCGATCGATGATATCCGCGACACCCTCGGCTTCACCGAGCAGCCGGTCGACGAGAGCCTCGACGAGAACGAACAAATCCTCGCCGCACTCGAACATCCCGCGACAAAGATGCAGTTCACCTTGGTCGACGACAACGCCGAACTGCGGCGGGTGATCGAAGAAGGGGATTTCAAGGCCTGGCGCACCTTCCTGCATCCGAATCAGCGACGCTACGTCGAGAAAAGCAATCGTGGCGCCTTCCGGCTCTCGGGTGGTGCGGGAACCGGGAAAACCGTCGTGGCACTCCATCGGGCGCGGTACCTCGCCGAGTTGAATCCCAACGCGCGAATTGTGCTGACAACCTTCAACAAGACCCTGGCATCCACCTTGGAGGCCGATCTGCGTGCGCTCGATCCGACCCTGCCGATCGCGAGCCGCCCCGGAGATCCGGGAGTGTATGTGGCAGGACTGGACAGCCTTGCCCAGGCCGTGGTCTCGAAGGCAGCCGAGCACCACTACCAGGCCGCCGCGGAGCGGGTGCTCGGCTTCGGCGCCGGTGGCAGACGACGCCGCAGGACCGGCGACGACAAGGGCTGGCCGGAAGCCGTGCGTGCTGCGGGTGACGGTCTCGATCCTCGCCTGCGGCACAGCTCGTTCCTTGCGCCGGAATATGTGGGCGTGGTCCTCGGTAACGAGATCACCACCGTGGAGCAGTACGCGCGAGTGCCGCGGGCCGGTCGGGGTGTGCGATTGTCGAGAGCGCAGCGCACCGCCGTGTGGCGGGTGATCGAGGAGTACCGCAAACTCAACAGGGTCAACGGCACGCTGAGTTATCCCGAGGTGCTGGCCGTGGCAGCGGCGTTGCTGCGGCTGCGCGCGGAGAACGAGAATCGTTACCTGGCCGATCACGTGATCGTCGACGAAGCCCAGGACCTGCACGCGACCCACTGGCGGCTACTGCGGGCCCTGGTACCGGAGAGTCCGGACGACCTGTTCATCGCCGAGGACTCCCATCAGCGCATCTACGGCCAGCCCGTGGTGCTGAACCGCTTGGGGATCAACATCCGTGGCCGGTCCAGCCGGTTGACCCTGAACTATCGAACCACCGCCCAGAACCTGCAGTTCGCCGTCGGCATTCTCGAAGGCGCGGACTACCAGGATCTGGAGGCCGAGGCGGAGACCACCGCGGGCTATACCTCCGCCCGTCTCGGGCCGAAGCCGCGCTTGATCGAATGTGCTTCCGCCGCGCAGCAGTATGAGGCCGTCGCCTCGACGGTGCAGCAGTGGCTGGACCGCGGCGACGTGCAGCCGGGCAGTGTCGCGGTGCTCACCCGTGGCCTGCACGATCGCGACGACTTCGTCGACGAGTTGCGCCGCCGCGGCATCCCCGCCGCACCGTTGGACAAGGAGCACGCCACCGACGACTCGGTCCAGGTGCTCACCATGCACCGTGCCAAGGGCATGGAGTTCCGCTGCGTCGTCCTCGCCGGGGTGGACAGCGACCATGTACCCGCCAAGGTGGCGGTTCAGGTACCCGAAGAGGAGCAGGCCGAGGCCCGCCAGCGGGAACGCTCGCTGCTGTATGTCGCGGCGAGCCGCGCCAGGGACGAGTTGGTCGTCACCTGGTGCGGGACTCGGTCGGAGCTCCTGCGCTGA
- a CDS encoding GNAT family N-acetyltransferase: protein MTATHTRPPAVIRDATEDDLPAILELHNANIATSTAIWDVEQVGLEDRLAWFGDRTGAGMPILVAEVDGEFAGYASYGRWRPKVGYRFTVENSVYIVDRFQRRGLAAALLRELIDRATASGRVHAMIAAIESSNTASIALHERFGFVEVGRLPEVGRKFGRWMDLTLLQLTLPAEGD from the coding sequence TTGACCGCGACGCACACCCGTCCCCCCGCCGTCATCCGCGACGCGACCGAGGACGACCTGCCCGCGATCCTCGAGCTCCACAACGCCAACATCGCCACCTCCACCGCGATCTGGGACGTCGAGCAGGTCGGTCTGGAGGATCGCCTGGCCTGGTTCGGCGACCGCACCGGCGCGGGCATGCCGATCCTGGTCGCGGAGGTGGACGGCGAGTTCGCCGGTTACGCCAGCTACGGCCGCTGGCGCCCGAAGGTCGGCTACCGCTTCACCGTGGAGAACTCCGTCTACATCGTGGACCGTTTCCAGCGCCGCGGCCTGGCCGCCGCCCTGCTCCGCGAACTGATCGACCGCGCCACCGCCTCGGGCCGGGTGCACGCGATGATCGCGGCCATCGAGTCGAGCAACACCGCCTCCATCGCCCTGCACGAGCGGTTCGGCTTCGTCGAGGTCGGCCGCCTGCCCGAGGTGGGCCGCAAGTTCGGCCGCTGGATGGACCTCACCCTGCTGCAGCTCACCCTGCCCGCGGAGGGCGACTGA
- the lipB gene encoding lipoyl(octanoyl) transferase LipB, whose product MNDTRTSRSARFDTTPVVVEDLGLIDYHAAWELQRTIAAERAEGAGSDRLLLLEHPSVYTAGRRTEDADLPIDGSPVVQVDRGGKITWHGPGQLVGYPIVRLAEPVDVVDYVRRLEEALISVCTELGLTVGRVEGRSGVWLPATETLAERKIAAIGIRVQRGVALHGISFNCNSALDGFQAIVPCGIQDAGVTTLTRELGREVTVAEVKPMVATAVVQALNGDLPVRDHDLPRPGTTPAAPNSTRVRSMT is encoded by the coding sequence GTGAACGACACGCGCACCTCACGGTCCGCCCGCTTCGACACCACCCCTGTCGTCGTCGAGGATCTCGGTCTCATCGACTATCACGCCGCCTGGGAGCTGCAGCGCACCATCGCCGCCGAGCGCGCCGAGGGTGCCGGTTCCGACCGTCTGCTGTTGCTCGAGCACCCCTCCGTCTACACCGCGGGCCGCCGCACCGAGGACGCCGACCTGCCGATCGACGGCAGCCCCGTCGTCCAGGTCGACCGCGGCGGCAAGATCACCTGGCACGGCCCCGGGCAGCTCGTCGGCTACCCGATCGTGCGTCTGGCCGAGCCGGTCGACGTCGTCGACTACGTCCGCCGCCTCGAGGAGGCGCTGATCTCGGTGTGCACCGAGCTCGGCCTCACCGTCGGCCGGGTCGAAGGGCGCTCCGGCGTGTGGCTGCCCGCGACCGAGACCCTCGCCGAACGCAAGATCGCCGCCATCGGCATCCGCGTACAGCGCGGCGTGGCCTTGCACGGTATCTCGTTCAACTGCAATTCCGCCCTCGACGGTTTCCAGGCAATCGTGCCGTGCGGCATCCAGGACGCCGGCGTCACCACGCTGACCCGCGAACTGGGCCGCGAGGTCACCGTCGCCGAGGTCAAGCCGATGGTCGCCACCGCCGTGGTGCAGGCGCTCAACGGCGACCTGCCCGTCCGCGACCACGATCTCCCCCGCCCCGGCACTACCCCGGCGGCGCCGAATTCGACACGCGTAAGGTCGATGACGTGA
- a CDS encoding CBS domain-containing protein — protein MPSEGQSPRAWLVRSGRGGERERKALTEGLTIIGWPEIGDLSRYRTWQELKQGLREAYPDASPTMLGNWAGQLWKFETAIQEGDLVVMPLKTNYGFVAVGRVSGAYEYHGDEPPDFRQVRKVDWLRTDIPWENIRPDLRASLGSLLTVCGLTRHDAAARIEQLARDGSDPGFHGDEEATSSAELLEDAAARDPSNPRQLTVRSLLEHWGVERRTAAAVSMIKADLAENGLTTRPAFTEGGLSDVVALVPLGSEPGVDAVTGDTADVENVTEPEPMSRRLGDLPARLVSIPSTADLTYAKTVMLRHQFSQLAVIDEDGTYRGAVTWESIGRAHIAGDQPALADATVPAPVVDHDALLLDQIDVIYDRGFIFVRSPDRVRVTGILTAADLTRQFGTLARPFVLIEEAENRLRRAADDHLDLDDMKNAVKPYQRSRIKSAADLTFGNYVHLLADPDRWHKLGWRLDRNQVVELLELVRKVRNDLMHFATDPLSEEKFAAVHGLLQLLRTAEPNP, from the coding sequence ATGCCGAGCGAGGGGCAATCACCGCGGGCGTGGCTGGTCCGGTCCGGCCGCGGCGGCGAGCGTGAACGCAAAGCGCTCACCGAAGGGCTCACCATCATCGGTTGGCCCGAAATCGGTGATCTCAGCCGATATCGCACCTGGCAGGAGCTGAAGCAAGGTCTGCGCGAGGCGTATCCGGATGCGAGCCCGACCATGCTCGGCAACTGGGCGGGCCAGTTGTGGAAGTTCGAGACCGCCATCCAGGAAGGCGACTTGGTCGTGATGCCGCTCAAGACGAACTACGGCTTCGTTGCGGTCGGCCGAGTCAGCGGGGCCTACGAGTACCACGGGGACGAGCCGCCCGACTTCCGTCAGGTCCGGAAGGTCGACTGGCTGCGCACGGACATACCGTGGGAGAACATCCGCCCCGACCTACGGGCCAGTCTGGGCTCCTTGCTCACCGTCTGCGGTCTGACCCGCCACGACGCCGCCGCGCGGATCGAGCAGTTGGCCCGCGATGGCAGCGATCCCGGGTTCCACGGCGACGAAGAAGCGACCAGCTCGGCCGAGCTGTTGGAGGATGCGGCCGCACGAGACCCCTCGAATCCGCGACAGCTGACCGTTCGTAGCCTTCTGGAGCACTGGGGCGTCGAACGGCGGACCGCGGCGGCCGTGTCGATGATCAAGGCAGACCTGGCCGAGAACGGCTTGACGACGCGCCCGGCCTTCACCGAAGGCGGGCTCAGCGACGTCGTCGCCCTGGTGCCGCTCGGCAGCGAGCCCGGCGTCGACGCAGTGACGGGCGACACCGCAGACGTCGAGAATGTCACCGAGCCCGAGCCGATGTCGCGGCGCCTCGGCGACCTGCCCGCGCGCCTGGTGTCGATTCCGTCGACCGCCGACCTCACCTATGCGAAGACCGTGATGCTGCGGCATCAGTTCTCCCAGCTCGCCGTAATCGATGAGGACGGGACGTACCGCGGCGCGGTGACGTGGGAGTCGATTGGCCGAGCGCACATCGCCGGCGACCAGCCGGCGCTCGCCGACGCGACGGTCCCCGCTCCCGTCGTCGACCACGACGCGCTCCTGCTCGATCAGATCGACGTCATCTACGACCGGGGATTCATCTTCGTCCGCAGCCCGGACCGGGTCAGAGTCACCGGCATCCTCACCGCCGCGGACCTGACTCGCCAGTTCGGGACCCTCGCCCGGCCCTTCGTGCTCATCGAGGAGGCGGAGAACCGGCTTCGACGCGCCGCCGACGATCACCTCGACCTCGACGATATGAAGAACGCTGTCAAGCCGTACCAGCGATCACGCATCAAGTCGGCAGCCGACCTCACTTTCGGCAACTACGTTCATCTGCTGGCCGACCCGGATCGCTGGCACAAACTGGGCTGGCGACTGGACCGGAACCAGGTGGTGGAGCTGCTCGAACTGGTGCGCAAGGTCCGCAACGACCTCATGCACTTCGCCACCGACCCACTGTCGGAGGAGAAGTTCGCCGCGGTCCATGGGCTGCTGCAACTCCTGCGGACCGCCGAACCCAACCCGTAA
- a CDS encoding UvrD-helicase domain-containing protein, which produces MPDIHRERRVRWVEQQLAQLPGLDAKHRRFLSVPLMARGWHLFVSRSAPSSGHIAAFAVGRTGAYALVFTDDVPEHAALRSLRKRAEETFGGLLGGRAQFVPHTVEVVLLMPRAIRTEAHDLFVAADESTLHTVLTDGEQRLSANKVREVADALDRRLDWFDRICPDGAPTAVDVAADTLISARELAAEAREEALKRPFREWITFLDPDQLTLVDTNFTGPARISGPAGTGKTVVALHRMGKFARHNPGRLLFTSFVKTLPAYHGAAFSRLAPRAADRAQFTGLHAWTTAFLRRRGVGYNLDEAARDSARAKAWQGAREVLGRVEGTDFAYWTEEIDRVIKGRGIAKLTEYQSVRRTGREGIQLHGPRRKYVWEHWFTPYQEAMKAKGAHDFNDVIRLAVDELRARPLDDTEDYGLVVVDEVQDFTLMELRLVHQIAGGGRDAPLLLVGDGQQQVYAGGWRLSDAGIPISGRGRVLRTNYRNRHAVLQYTKRIEAGNVVDDLDGGPGVVLRDSETTLPGGTVVENQLRRRDVDAELVRALTESNRPLTDTAVIVGSLKDADHFKRILDRAGLSTLPLDKYDGTQVDPIKVGTVRRAKGIDFAAVYFITEAPADPGGLTPAARDRAELLARQRLVATSRARDHLWVAYVSG; this is translated from the coding sequence ATGCCGGATATCCACCGCGAACGCCGTGTCCGCTGGGTCGAGCAACAACTCGCGCAGCTACCCGGGCTGGACGCCAAGCATCGAAGGTTCCTGTCCGTGCCGCTCATGGCGCGCGGCTGGCACCTGTTCGTCAGCCGTTCGGCTCCGTCGTCAGGGCACATCGCGGCGTTCGCGGTCGGCAGAACGGGGGCCTACGCACTCGTCTTCACCGACGACGTACCGGAACACGCTGCCCTGCGAAGCCTCCGCAAGCGCGCGGAGGAGACCTTCGGGGGGCTACTGGGCGGCCGCGCACAATTCGTGCCGCACACGGTGGAGGTCGTGTTGTTGATGCCGCGTGCCATCCGCACGGAAGCACACGACCTGTTCGTCGCCGCGGATGAGTCCACACTGCACACCGTGCTGACCGACGGCGAGCAACGCCTGTCGGCGAACAAGGTCCGCGAGGTCGCCGACGCGCTCGACCGCAGGCTCGACTGGTTCGACCGAATCTGCCCCGACGGCGCTCCGACCGCGGTCGACGTCGCCGCGGACACCCTCATCTCCGCTCGAGAACTGGCCGCGGAAGCACGCGAGGAAGCGCTGAAGCGGCCGTTCCGGGAGTGGATCACCTTCCTGGACCCGGACCAGCTGACCCTCGTCGACACGAATTTCACCGGCCCGGCCCGAATCAGCGGACCCGCGGGTACCGGAAAGACGGTGGTGGCCTTGCACCGGATGGGCAAATTCGCGAGGCACAACCCGGGCCGCCTGCTGTTCACCAGTTTCGTCAAGACCCTGCCCGCCTACCACGGTGCGGCATTCTCTCGGTTGGCGCCGCGCGCCGCGGACCGTGCGCAGTTCACCGGGCTGCACGCCTGGACCACCGCTTTCCTCAGGCGGCGCGGCGTCGGCTACAACCTGGACGAGGCGGCACGCGACTCCGCGCGCGCCAAAGCCTGGCAGGGTGCCAGAGAGGTGCTCGGCAGGGTCGAGGGCACCGACTTCGCCTACTGGACGGAGGAAATCGACCGGGTCATCAAAGGCAGGGGCATAGCGAAGCTCACCGAATATCAAAGCGTGCGGCGCACCGGCCGCGAGGGGATTCAACTGCACGGACCACGGCGCAAATACGTGTGGGAACACTGGTTCACTCCATACCAGGAGGCCATGAAAGCCAAAGGGGCGCACGACTTCAACGATGTGATCCGGCTGGCTGTCGACGAACTGCGCGCCCGTCCCCTCGACGACACCGAGGACTACGGACTGGTCGTGGTCGACGAGGTCCAGGACTTCACGCTCATGGAACTCCGCCTCGTCCACCAGATCGCGGGCGGCGGGCGCGACGCCCCGCTCCTGCTCGTCGGCGACGGACAACAGCAGGTCTACGCGGGTGGCTGGCGGCTCTCCGACGCCGGTATCCCGATATCGGGACGCGGTCGCGTACTTCGCACCAACTACCGCAACCGCCACGCGGTGCTCCAATACACCAAACGAATCGAGGCCGGCAACGTCGTCGACGATCTGGACGGCGGCCCGGGGGTCGTGCTCCGCGACAGCGAGACCACCTTGCCGGGCGGGACGGTCGTAGAGAATCAGCTACGCCGCCGTGATGTCGACGCCGAACTCGTTCGCGCTCTCACCGAATCGAACCGCCCGCTCACCGACACCGCCGTGATCGTCGGTTCGCTGAAGGACGCCGACCATTTCAAACGCATCCTCGACCGAGCCGGACTGTCCACGCTGCCCCTCGACAAGTACGACGGCACACAGGTCGATCCGATCAAGGTGGGCACCGTCCGACGCGCCAAGGGCATCGATTTCGCCGCCGTCTACTTCATCACCGAAGCGCCGGCTGATCCGGGCGGCCTCACCCCGGCAGCACGTGACCGCGCGGAGCTTCTGGCCCGGCAACGCCTCGTCGCCACCAGCCGTGCACGCGACCACTTGTGGGTGGCGTATGTATCGGGTTGA
- the lipA gene encoding lipoyl synthase, producing the protein MTSVDTPTPHGGTPAPAPATANGRKLLRIEARNAQTPIERKPKWIRTRATMGPEYSELKGLVKREGLHTVCEEAGCPNIFECWEDREATFLIGGEQCTRRCDFCQIDTGKPAALDRDEPRRVAESVQAMGLRYSTITGVARDDLEDGGAWLYAETVRAIKRLNPATGVELLIPDFNADPDQLAEVFSARPEVLAHNLETVPRIFKRIRPAFRYERSLAVLTAAREAGLVTKSNLILGMGETPEEVTEAMRDLHEAGCDILTITQYLRPSPRHHPVDRWVKPEEFVEHSRVAEEIGFAGVMAGPLVRSSYRAGRLYAQAMAHHGREIPPAMAHLAEEGTASQEASAVLARFGS; encoded by the coding sequence GTGACCTCAGTCGACACCCCGACACCGCACGGCGGCACCCCCGCCCCGGCCCCCGCCACCGCGAACGGCCGCAAGCTCCTGCGCATCGAGGCGCGCAACGCGCAGACCCCGATCGAGCGCAAACCCAAGTGGATCCGCACGCGCGCCACCATGGGCCCGGAGTACTCCGAGCTCAAGGGCTTGGTCAAACGCGAAGGCCTGCACACCGTCTGCGAGGAAGCGGGCTGCCCCAACATCTTCGAATGCTGGGAAGACCGCGAGGCGACGTTCCTCATCGGCGGCGAGCAGTGCACCCGGCGCTGCGATTTCTGCCAGATCGACACCGGCAAACCGGCCGCCCTCGACCGTGACGAGCCCCGCCGCGTCGCCGAGTCCGTCCAGGCGATGGGGCTGCGCTACTCCACCATCACCGGCGTCGCCCGCGACGACCTGGAGGACGGCGGCGCCTGGCTCTACGCCGAAACCGTGCGTGCCATCAAGCGCCTCAACCCCGCCACCGGTGTCGAGCTGCTCATCCCCGACTTCAACGCCGATCCCGACCAGCTCGCCGAGGTGTTCTCCGCCCGCCCCGAGGTGCTCGCGCACAATCTCGAGACGGTGCCGCGCATCTTCAAGCGCATCCGCCCCGCCTTCCGCTACGAGCGCTCGCTCGCGGTGCTCACCGCCGCCCGCGAGGCGGGCCTGGTCACCAAGTCGAACCTGATCCTCGGCATGGGCGAGACCCCCGAAGAGGTCACCGAGGCGATGCGCGACCTGCACGAGGCGGGGTGCGACATCCTCACCATCACCCAGTACCTGCGCCCGTCGCCCCGGCACCACCCCGTCGACCGCTGGGTCAAGCCGGAGGAGTTCGTCGAGCACTCCCGCGTCGCCGAGGAGATCGGTTTCGCCGGCGTCATGGCGGGCCCGCTGGTGCGCTCCTCCTACCGCGCCGGCCGTCTCTACGCCCAGGCGATGGCGCACCACGGCCGTGAGATCCCGCCCGCGATGGCACATCTCGCGGAGGAAGGCACGGCCTCGCAGGAAGCCTCGGCGGTACTGGCCCGGTTCGGTAGCTGA
- the sucB gene encoding 2-oxoglutarate dehydrogenase, E2 component, dihydrolipoamide succinyltransferase: MAFSVQMPALGESVTEGTVTRWLKQEGDTVEVDEPLLEVSTDKVDTEIPSPAAGVLSKIVAQEDDVVEVGGELGVISEAGEAPAESAPAPEAPAAEAPAEESAAAEPEPEPAQAEQAPAQQPAASGDAAEGTPVKMPELGESVTEGTVTRWLKSVGDQVEVDEPLLEVSTDKVDTEIPSPVAGTLLEITAQEDDVVAVGGQLGVIGSGKPAAASAPAPAPAPQTKAEPKPEPAPEPKPEPKPEPAPEPKPEPKPEPAPEPKPAPAPKAEQPAPAAQAQPQAPAPADSGATPYVTPLVRKLAEEHGVDLNSIKGSGVGGRIRKQDVLAAAEAKKAPAAAAAPAPAAAAPAAKAPSAPAPAPQLAHLRGTTQKASRIRQITATKTRESLQTTAQLTQVHEADVTKIAALRAQAKAAFKEREGVNLTFLPFFAKAVVEALGVHPNVNASYNEDTKEITYHASVHLGIAVDTEQGLLSPVIHNASDLSLAGLARAIADIADRARNGGLKPDELAGGTFTITNIGSQGALFDTPILVPPQAAMLGTGAIVKRPVVVTDETGGESIGVRSMCYLPLTYDHRLIDGADAGRFLTTIRHRLEEAAFEADLGL; this comes from the coding sequence ATGGCCTTCTCCGTCCAGATGCCGGCTCTTGGTGAGAGCGTCACCGAGGGAACGGTGACCAGGTGGCTGAAGCAGGAAGGAGACACGGTCGAGGTCGACGAGCCGCTGCTCGAGGTCTCCACCGACAAGGTCGACACCGAGATCCCGTCCCCGGCGGCGGGTGTGCTGTCGAAGATCGTCGCCCAGGAGGACGACGTGGTCGAGGTCGGCGGCGAACTCGGTGTGATCAGCGAAGCCGGTGAGGCGCCCGCCGAATCCGCCCCCGCCCCCGAAGCCCCCGCCGCCGAAGCTCCCGCCGAGGAGTCCGCGGCCGCCGAACCCGAGCCCGAGCCGGCCCAGGCCGAGCAGGCCCCCGCCCAGCAGCCCGCCGCGTCCGGCGACGCCGCCGAGGGCACCCCCGTGAAGATGCCCGAACTCGGCGAGTCGGTCACCGAGGGCACCGTCACCCGCTGGCTGAAGTCGGTCGGCGACCAGGTCGAGGTCGACGAGCCGCTGCTCGAGGTCTCCACCGACAAGGTCGACACCGAGATCCCCTCGCCGGTCGCGGGCACCCTGCTCGAGATCACCGCGCAGGAGGACGACGTCGTCGCCGTCGGCGGCCAGCTCGGCGTGATCGGCAGCGGCAAGCCCGCCGCCGCGTCGGCGCCCGCCCCGGCCCCCGCGCCGCAGACCAAGGCCGAGCCGAAGCCGGAGCCCGCACCGGAGCCGAAGCCCGAACCGAAGCCCGAGCCCGCACCGGAGCCGAAGCCCGAACCGAAGCCCGAGCCCGCACCGGAGCCGAAGCCCGCACCCGCACCCAAGGCCGAGCAGCCCGCGCCCGCCGCCCAGGCGCAGCCGCAGGCCCCCGCTCCGGCCGACTCCGGCGCCACGCCGTACGTCACCCCGCTGGTGCGCAAGCTGGCCGAGGAGCACGGTGTCGACCTGAACTCGATCAAGGGTTCCGGTGTCGGCGGCCGCATCCGCAAGCAGGACGTGCTCGCCGCGGCCGAGGCCAAGAAGGCTCCCGCCGCCGCTGCCGCGCCCGCCCCGGCCGCCGCCGCGCCCGCGGCGAAGGCGCCGTCCGCGCCCGCGCCCGCCCCGCAGCTGGCTCACCTGCGCGGCACCACGCAGAAGGCCAGCCGGATCCGGCAGATCACCGCCACCAAGACCCGGGAGTCGCTGCAGACCACCGCGCAGCTCACCCAGGTCCACGAGGCCGACGTCACCAAGATCGCCGCGCTGCGCGCGCAGGCGAAGGCGGCGTTCAAGGAGCGCGAGGGCGTCAACCTGACGTTCCTGCCGTTCTTCGCCAAGGCCGTCGTCGAGGCGCTGGGCGTGCACCCGAACGTGAACGCCTCCTACAACGAGGACACCAAGGAGATCACCTACCACGCCTCGGTGCACCTCGGCATCGCCGTCGACACCGAGCAGGGTCTGCTGTCCCCGGTGATCCACAACGCCAGCGACCTGTCGCTGGCCGGGCTGGCGCGCGCCATCGCCGACATCGCCGACCGGGCCCGCAACGGCGGCCTCAAGCCGGACGAGCTGGCCGGCGGCACGTTCACCATCACCAACATCGGCAGCCAGGGCGCGCTGTTCGACACCCCGATCCTGGTTCCGCCGCAGGCGGCCATGCTCGGCACCGGCGCGATCGTCAAGCGCCCGGTGGTGGTGACCGACGAGACCGGTGGCGAGTCCATCGGCGTGCGGTCGATGTGCTACCTGCCGCTCACCTACGATCACCGCCTCATCGACGGCGCCGACGCGGGTCGCTTCCTGACCACCATCCGGCACCGCCTCGAGGAGGCCGCGTTCGAGGCCGACCTGGGTCTGTAA
- a CDS encoding TIGR01777 family oxidoreductase, whose product MKVVIAGSSGLVGTALVAALRRDGHEVTRLVRRPVAARDEFRWDPARAELDLRALRGADAVVNLCGASLGRRRWTGSFKQELRDSRITPTDVLSAEVAAAGVPVLVNASGVHYYGGATGDRVVDENSPAGTGFLATLCRDWEAATERARAAGARTVLLRSAVVLSRHGGMLGMLTPLYNLGLGGRLGSGRQYLPWISLDDEIGAIVFALTHDALRGPVNLAGPAPVTNAEFSRALARALHRPSALMVPAFALRAVVGEFADEAILRGPRAIPAALEEAGYSFRHPTIGTALTAIFGPDGR is encoded by the coding sequence ATGAAGGTTGTGATCGCCGGGTCGTCCGGGCTGGTCGGGACGGCGCTGGTCGCCGCCCTGCGCCGGGACGGACACGAGGTGACCCGCCTCGTGCGCCGTCCCGTCGCGGCCCGCGACGAATTCCGTTGGGACCCCGCGCGCGCCGAGCTCGATTTGCGCGCGCTGCGGGGCGCCGACGCGGTGGTCAACCTGTGCGGCGCGAGTCTCGGACGGCGGCGCTGGACCGGCAGCTTCAAACAGGAGCTGCGCGACAGCCGCATCACACCCACCGATGTGCTGTCCGCCGAGGTGGCCGCCGCGGGCGTGCCGGTGCTGGTCAACGCCAGCGGCGTGCACTACTACGGCGGCGCCACCGGCGATCGGGTCGTCGACGAGAACTCCCCGGCGGGCACCGGTTTCCTGGCCACCCTGTGCCGGGACTGGGAGGCCGCCACCGAGCGGGCGCGCGCCGCGGGCGCGCGCACCGTGCTGCTGCGCAGTGCCGTCGTGCTCTCCCGGCACGGCGGCATGCTCGGCATGCTCACGCCGCTGTACAACCTCGGGCTCGGCGGCCGCCTCGGCAGCGGCCGCCAGTACCTGCCGTGGATCTCCCTCGACGACGAGATCGGGGCGATCGTCTTCGCCCTCACCCACGACGCCCTGCGCGGCCCGGTCAACCTGGCCGGCCCCGCCCCGGTCACCAACGCCGAGTTCAGCCGCGCGCTCGCCCGCGCCCTGCACCGCCCGTCCGCGCTGATGGTGCCCGCGTTCGCGCTGCGCGCGGTGGTGGGCGAGTTCGCCGACGAGGCGATCCTGCGCGGGCCACGGGCGATCCCGGCCGCACTGGAAGAGGCGGGGTATTCGTTCCGGCATCCCACGATCGGGACGGCGCTCACCGCGATCTTCGGGCCGGACGGACGGTAA